CATGTTCCGCAGACGCCCCAGCCCCATCGGCGACCGTTCGGCGATTTTGACCGGTTTGCTGCTGGCTTTGACTCTGCCCCCCCACACCCCGTGGTGGATCTGTGTGGTGGGTGGGGTGTTTGCCATCGGGGTGGGCAAGCAGATTTATGGTGGGCTGGGCTACAACATGTTCAACCCCGCCCTGATTGCTCGTGTTTTTCTTCTGATATCGTTTCCGGTGGAGCTGACCTCCTGGACGGGGCCTTCGCCCCTGTTTGATTCCGGCACCTTCACCTTTGATCAATCCCTGGCGATTATTTTTTCGGGTGTCTATCCCTCTCCGGAAATTTTGGACGCCATCACCACCGCCACCCCCCTGGGGCAGTATCGCACCGAGGTCGGATTGGGTCGCACGGTGCAAGAGGCCTTGGGAGGCGCTTTTGCCTTTAACACGGTCAATGCCGGTGGGGGATATATCAGTGGCTCGGTGGGGGAAACCTCCGCACTGCTGCTGGTAGTGGGCGGCATTTACATGGTCCGCAAAAAGGTGATCACCCTGCACATTCCCCTGGCGATGTTGGCCGGGTGTTTGATTCCCGCCCTGATCATGAACATCAACGATCCGGCCCACTATCCTGGCGCGGTGTTTCATCTGGTAACGGGTGGTTTGATCATCGGGGCCTTTTTCATGGCTACCGATATGGTCACCTCGCCGGTGACTCCCAAGGGGCAGATTATCTTTGGTCTGAGTTGCGGCTTTCTCACCTACGTCATCCGCACCTGGGGGGGATATCCTGAGGGGGTATCCTTTGCCATCGTGATCATGAATACCGCTGTTCCGTTGATTGACCAGTACACGCGGCCTGTTGTTTTCGGCAAACCGCGCAAAAAATCCAAGGAGCCCACCCATGCCTGATTTTCTGAAGATGGGCCTGAGCCTGATGGTTGTGGGCATGGTGGCCACCGCCATCCTGGCAGCCACTGAGGCTGTCACCCGCGAACCCATTGCCGAAGCCAAACGGCAGGAGATTCTCCGGGCGCTGCGCCAGGTTCTCCCTGAGGGATTCGATAACGAACCCGACCGGGATATCGTGGAATTTTCTGATAGCCTGCTCAACCGCAAACTCAAACCAGTGGTTTTTTACCGGGCTCGCAAGGCGGGTTCGGATCTGGGTGCGGCTTATGTGGTGACAGCTCCTGACGGCTATTCCGGCAACATCGACATCATGATGGCTGTGGCTCCGGGTGGTACGGTGACGGGTATTCAGATTGTGGCCCATGCGGAGACCCCGGGATTGGGGGATAAGGCGGTGATTACCGACTGGCCCGACTCCTTCAAGGGGACCACCAAGGATAACGTCAAGTGGGGCGTGAAGAAGGATGGCGGCGATTTTGATCAATTTGCCGGTGCCACCATCACCCCTCGGGCGATTGTCCATGCGGTCAAGAAGGGGCTT
This is a stretch of genomic DNA from Magnetococcales bacterium. It encodes these proteins:
- a CDS encoding RnfABCDGE type electron transport complex subunit D; protein product: MSLPSFLTSSSPHVHGGDSVAKIMETVIYALLPATALSVMLFGWPALLVIAITTAACVATEHFFIMFRRRPSPIGDRSAILTGLLLALTLPPHTPWWICVVGGVFAIGVGKQIYGGLGYNMFNPALIARVFLLISFPVELTSWTGPSPLFDSGTFTFDQSLAIIFSGVYPSPEILDAITTATPLGQYRTEVGLGRTVQEALGGAFAFNTVNAGGGYISGSVGETSALLLVVGGIYMVRKKVITLHIPLAMLAGCLIPALIMNINDPAHYPGAVFHLVTGGLIIGAFFMATDMVTSPVTPKGQIIFGLSCGFLTYVIRTWGGYPEGVSFAIVIMNTAVPLIDQYTRPVVFGKPRKKSKEPTHA
- a CDS encoding RnfABCDGE type electron transport complex subunit G; its protein translation is MPDFLKMGLSLMVVGMVATAILAATEAVTREPIAEAKRQEILRALRQVLPEGFDNEPDRDIVEFSDSLLNRKLKPVVFYRARKAGSDLGAAYVVTAPDGYSGNIDIMMAVAPGGTVTGIQIVAHAETPGLGDKAVITDWPDSFKGTTKDNVKWGVKKDGGDFDQFAGATITPRAIVHAVKKGLDFFLANESRIFVPAAPPAASNESP